From a region of the Rhipicephalus microplus isolate Deutch F79 chromosome X, USDA_Rmic, whole genome shotgun sequence genome:
- the LOC142776587 gene encoding uncharacterized protein LOC142776587, translating to MREVDYAPRTVPRKANGMGLSKKNGVGPRQPTQQLASSKARRAQALLIRDAAMASLPAVRASDDGQKNDEATATNMLLAIYEDELSQPPYRDRGDGTAGDRTTTSPAGEVPAAAPDVPAATPGMCKVH from the exons ATGAGGGAGGTCGATTATGCCCCGAGAACCGTGCCGCGGAAGGCAAACGGCATGGGACTGTCGAAAAAAAACGGCGTGGGGCCACGACAGCCCACTCAACAACTAGCATCGTCCAAGGCGCGCAGAGCCCAGGCTCTGCTAATTAGGGATGCTGCAATGGCATCTTTACCCGCTGTCCGGGCCTCAGACGACGGACAGAAAAATG ATGAGGCAACAGCAACAAATATGCTGTTGGCAATCTATGAGGATGAGCTCAGTCAGCCACCATACAGAGATAGAGGTGACGGGACAGCAGGCGACAGAACCACAACCAGCCCAGCTGGAGAGGTGCCGGCTGCTGCACCAGACGTGCCGGCTGCTACACCAGGTATGTGCAAAGTACATTAG